A stretch of DNA from Candidatus Pseudomonas phytovorans:
GCACGCCGACACCCAGCTGACGTAACAGCGTGCGGGGCTGCAGGGCGCCATCACTGCACAAGGTACGGAAGCGCTTGAGGGTGACCTGGGCATGGCTGCGGCAGCCGTCGAGGAAGGTGCCGAAGGTGTCTTCGGCCATGCCGTGGGGCCAGTCCGGGCGCGCCACGAAACTGGGGTTGCTGGCCAGGGTCAGCAGGCCGCAGCAGTGGTCGCCGCGTTTATGCGCCAGCGCACTGGCCAACATCCCGCCAAGCGACCAGCCACCCAGCCAGACATCGCTCGGCAGCTTGCGGTCGAGGTGGTCGAGCCAAGCCTGCACATCACTGTCGGGCAGCTCCGGCAAGGGCATCAGCTCAACGTGCAAACGGGCATCCTGGGCGCGCAGGCTGGCCGCCAGCGGCTCCAGAGAAGCAGTGCCCAGGCCCCAGCCGGGCAGCAGTACAAGGCGATTACGCATCGGCGGTCTCCAACTGTGGATAACACTCGGCCAATGCATTCAACAATAGCTGCACCTGCGCCTCGCTGTGCGCGGCACTCAGTGTAA
This window harbors:
- a CDS encoding alpha/beta fold hydrolase, coding for MRNRLVLLPGWGLGTASLEPLAASLRAQDARLHVELMPLPELPDSDVQAWLDHLDRKLPSDVWLGGWSLGGMLASALAHKRGDHCCGLLTLASNPSFVARPDWPHGMAEDTFGTFLDGCRSHAQVTLKRFRTLCSDGALQPRTLLRQLGVGVPDTDPLYLATGLEVLAKLDTREALQAYGGPQLHLFAGSDALVPAEAAKALSELLPDVEVGLVEDSSHAFLLEYPQELAAGIKSFLHESGDD